A DNA window from Selenomonas sp. oral taxon 126 contains the following coding sequences:
- a CDS encoding HepT-like ribonuclease domain-containing protein: MKYSDRQRVQKIYDYAIRLQQYILEEHIEKEALLTQLPLQWLVTTPLYNMGEHCHNLSTEYKVKHREIPWTMIAGLRHRLVHDYDGTNWSIISEVIFEELPILIEQLRLCLRESENTDAV; this comes from the coding sequence ATGAAGTATTCAGACCGACAAAGAGTCCAAAAAATATATGACTATGCCATTCGCTTACAGCAGTACATTCTAGAAGAACATATTGAAAAAGAGGCATTGCTGACACAGTTGCCGTTGCAGTGGCTTGTCACAACGCCGTTATATAATATGGGAGAGCATTGCCATAATTTGTCTACGGAGTATAAAGTCAAACACCGTGAAATTCCATGGACGATGATTGCAGGATTACGGCATCGTCTCGTGCATGATTATGATGGAACAAATTGGAGCATTATCTCAGAAGTCATTTTTGAAGAATTGCCAATCTTGATAGAGCAGCTAAGGTTGTGTTTGAGGGAAAGTGAGAATACGGATGCTGTATGA
- a CDS encoding XRE family transcriptional regulator yields the protein MDALKVGRSIAFLRKRYRMTQRALADCLHISDKAVSKWERGLAIPDVSLLGKLSVLLDTDIESILEGNIASFDVRWNGVLEMNYPHGISASTLLYDKPAVYMQLSYFMLAGITDISILGQDSDVDWVKAQLADGELLGISLRYGEEQDAGEHVAGTMRVHGLSFLYGKDLTKSFRRILYGAPQSYTLENYQGTALGIQFDRAQPIHKRTTLKLERGIVAFPIESHQELHTASSLIHLIQESMNENICALSEIAYHRGLIHDVK from the coding sequence ATGGATGCATTGAAGGTCGGACGCAGTATTGCATTTCTGCGGAAGCGTTATCGCATGACGCAGCGGGCACTTGCAGACTGCCTTCACATCAGTGACAAAGCTGTATCAAAGTGGGAGCGGGGGCTTGCAATCCCCGATGTCTCACTTTTGGGCAAGCTGTCCGTCCTTCTGGATACGGATATAGAGAGCATATTAGAAGGGAATATAGCGAGCTTTGATGTGCGCTGGAACGGCGTGCTGGAGATGAATTACCCGCATGGGATCAGTGCATCCACGCTTCTGTATGATAAACCGGCAGTTTACATGCAGCTGTCCTATTTTATGCTGGCAGGGATTACGGACATCAGCATTCTCGGGCAGGATTCCGATGTGGACTGGGTGAAAGCACAGCTTGCAGACGGCGAATTGCTTGGCATTTCTCTCCGCTATGGAGAGGAGCAGGATGCAGGTGAACACGTTGCAGGGACAATGCGCGTGCATGGTCTATCCTTTCTCTACGGGAAGGATCTGACGAAATCATTTCGGCGCATCCTATACGGAGCACCGCAGTCTTACACGCTCGAAAACTATCAGGGCACAGCACTGGGGATTCAGTTTGACCGTGCACAGCCGATCCATAAAAGAACCACGTTGAAATTGGAGCGCGGTATTGTCGCCTTTCCGATAGAATCCCATCAGGAACTGCATACGGCATCAAGCCTCATCCATCTAATACAGGAGTCTATGAACGAGAATATATGCGCCCTGTCTGAGATCGCATATCATCGGGGCTTGATACATGACGTGAAATAA
- a CDS encoding acetyltransferase has product MILGIYCAGNLGKVFYDLAVRINAVQRRWEKIVFIDDVYEGASFYDGAEVHRLSAWKEPKENVEIVIANGTPRGRKAIYDRVTGAGYRLATLVSPTAIVSPSARLGAGVVVLDYAAVLADAVVEDNVLISVYTAVGHDVCIGAHSDIQTNTILGGNVRIGEGTFLGLSVTVKEELSIGRDTIIGMGAVVSREIGDGVTAVGDPARAVRRNEDGIIFRTHS; this is encoded by the coding sequence ATGATTCTGGGGATTTACTGTGCGGGCAACCTCGGCAAGGTGTTTTATGATCTGGCCGTGCGCATCAATGCCGTGCAAAGACGTTGGGAGAAGATCGTATTCATCGATGATGTCTATGAAGGGGCATCGTTCTATGACGGGGCGGAAGTCCATCGACTCTCTGCGTGGAAAGAGCCGAAAGAAAATGTCGAGATTGTGATTGCAAATGGCACACCGCGCGGACGCAAGGCAATTTACGACCGCGTCACAGGCGCGGGGTATCGTCTGGCAACGCTTGTTTCGCCGACAGCGATTGTCTCGCCGTCCGCACGGCTTGGGGCGGGCGTTGTCGTACTGGATTATGCGGCAGTACTGGCCGATGCTGTCGTTGAGGACAATGTGCTGATCTCTGTTTATACCGCGGTTGGACACGATGTCTGCATAGGGGCGCATAGCGACATTCAGACGAATACGATTCTCGGTGGAAATGTCCGCATCGGGGAAGGCACATTTCTTGGTCTCTCTGTGACCGTGAAGGAGGAGCTCTCCATCGGGCGCGATACGATTATAGGCATGGGGGCGGTTGTCAGTCGGGAGATCGGCGATGGTGTCACTGCTGTCGGTGATCCGGCCCGTGCCGTACGGCGAAATGAAGACGGTATCATCTTTAGAACACATTCGTAA
- a CDS encoding acyl carrier protein, translated as MTNLEKYNEAFISSFNVEEAALASLEYQGVKEWDSIGHMQLISELEDAFDIEMETDDIVDFSGYEKGKEILKKYGVEI; from the coding sequence ATGACCAATTTGGAAAAGTACAACGAAGCATTTATCTCCTCGTTTAATGTGGAGGAGGCGGCACTGGCCTCTCTGGAGTATCAGGGCGTGAAGGAGTGGGACAGCATCGGGCATATGCAGCTCATTTCGGAGCTGGAGGATGCGTTCGACATCGAGATGGAGACGGATGACATTGTGGATTTCTCCGGCTATGAGAAGGGCAAGGAAATCTTGAAGAAGTACGGCGTGGAGATCTAA
- a CDS encoding SDR family NAD(P)-dependent oxidoreductase, whose amino-acid sequence MILAGRNAVVTGANRGIGAAILAEFAAQGASVWACARRAEPSFLEACARLAQEHGVRIEPVIFDLAEEDGIKAGVQQIRAGKKPVDILVNNAGVVPENRLFLMADPAEMQRVFSVNFFAAMQLTQRVAKLMIRQKSGAIVNVCSIAALDGEPAQMEYVASKAALIGATRKLASELGAYGIRVNGIAPGPTQTDMLAAMEEGLRSRMEAATLLHRLAEPQEIASVAAFLASDMASYMTGQILRVDGGMRR is encoded by the coding sequence ATGATTTTAGCAGGCAGAAATGCGGTTGTCACAGGCGCAAATCGCGGAATCGGAGCCGCCATTCTCGCGGAATTTGCTGCACAGGGTGCGAGTGTATGGGCATGTGCCCGCCGTGCGGAACCGAGCTTTTTGGAGGCATGCGCGCGGCTTGCACAGGAGCATGGCGTACGGATTGAGCCGGTGATCTTCGACTTGGCGGAAGAGGATGGCATCAAGGCCGGCGTGCAGCAGATTCGGGCGGGGAAAAAGCCTGTCGATATTCTCGTCAACAATGCGGGCGTCGTGCCGGAGAATCGACTTTTCCTGATGGCGGATCCGGCGGAGATGCAGCGTGTTTTCTCCGTGAATTTCTTTGCCGCGATGCAGCTGACACAGCGGGTGGCAAAGCTGATGATCCGCCAAAAATCAGGGGCGATTGTCAATGTCTGCTCGATTGCTGCGCTTGATGGAGAGCCGGCGCAGATGGAGTATGTCGCGAGCAAGGCGGCGCTCATCGGCGCGACGCGAAAGCTCGCCTCGGAGCTTGGTGCTTATGGCATTCGCGTCAATGGCATCGCGCCGGGACCGACACAGACGGATATGCTCGCCGCGATGGAGGAGGGGCTACGTAGCCGCATGGAGGCGGCGACGCTCCTCCATCGTCTTGCAGAGCCGCAGGAGATTGCCTCCGTTGCTGCATTTCTTGCATCGGATATGGCGAGCTATATGACGGGGCAGATTCTTCGCGTAGATGGAGGGATGAGACGATGA
- a CDS encoding nucleotidyltransferase family protein — protein MMQQPVFTREHIAAMVKPLADKYRVKEIYLFGSYARGEADENSDLDFLVFGGEMFKRTMIFALAEELRDTLKKKVDVFEISEVNPDSDFYKTIMKEKVLVA, from the coding sequence ATGATGCAGCAGCCGGTATTTACAAGGGAACATATTGCTGCAATGGTAAAACCGCTCGCTGATAAATACCGTGTGAAAGAAATATATCTGTTCGGTTCGTATGCGAGAGGTGAAGCGGACGAAAACAGTGACTTGGATTTTTTGGTTTTCGGTGGAGAGATGTTCAAGCGGACGATGATTTTTGCTTTGGCAGAAGAGTTGCGAGATACCCTGAAGAAAAAGGTGGACGTTTTTGAAATAAGCGAAGTCAATCCGGACAGCGACTTCTATAAAACAATTATGAAAGAAAAGGTTTTGGTGGCATGA
- a CDS encoding B12-binding domain-containing radical SAM protein — translation MTKEIILTGRQEQIRDLDMLPQWDRSLVDFRKYHQYVGQSGIRYEMTMQATRGCPYRCFYCDVQHLTPMHRRRSVESIFDEVKYLHGIGVRKSEFIDDAFNVNINAFKSFFRKVIDSGMDMNFYFQSGLRGDLLDKEAIDLMVEGGTKSMNLALESASPRLQKMMGKYLQIDRLRENLAYIVEKYPQIIVGLNAMHGFPTETEEEAQATVDFIMDIKWLHFAHLHNVRIFPNSRLEQVALENGVTKEEIEESLTLPYHIIPPTIKLDPDFSRKLRLSFVHRYVLSPKRLRHVLRHQLAVMNEEELIYKYRTIFPTHIETLDDILRLAKIKRDEIDISKMPKVDVPHITYPKRTQKAAEGALRILFLDASHFFSADRTNEINAVEPPLGGMAILSYLNEKFGDRIYGEIVKTGVDVDTMEELRARVQSFRPDFLMMRTLTYYKDFFVDVVAECRKLFPDVPIVAGGPHPTIDPEDCLYRAGVDVCVIGEGEIICGDLVGQTLEEGRFPDTEMLQNIKGIAFRSDRQVYPEVAVPNGKNATYARYPLWVRAGTEKAVSR, via the coding sequence ATGACTAAAGAGATCATTCTAACAGGACGTCAGGAGCAGATCCGGGATCTCGACATGCTTCCACAGTGGGATCGCAGTCTGGTAGACTTCCGTAAATACCATCAATATGTGGGACAGAGCGGTATCCGTTACGAAATGACAATGCAGGCGACGCGCGGCTGTCCCTACCGCTGCTTTTACTGCGACGTGCAGCATTTGACACCCATGCACCGACGCCGTTCTGTAGAGAGTATCTTTGATGAGGTGAAGTATCTGCACGGCATCGGCGTCCGAAAGAGTGAGTTTATCGACGATGCGTTCAATGTGAACATTAATGCGTTTAAGTCGTTCTTCCGCAAGGTGATCGACTCCGGGATGGATATGAACTTCTATTTCCAAAGCGGACTGCGCGGCGATCTGCTGGACAAGGAGGCAATCGACCTCATGGTCGAAGGCGGAACGAAGAGCATGAATCTTGCGCTGGAAAGTGCATCCCCACGTTTGCAGAAAATGATGGGAAAGTATCTGCAGATTGACCGTCTGCGCGAGAACCTTGCCTATATTGTTGAGAAATACCCGCAGATTATCGTCGGACTCAACGCAATGCATGGGTTTCCGACGGAGACGGAGGAGGAAGCACAGGCGACGGTCGATTTCATCATGGATATAAAGTGGCTGCATTTCGCACATCTGCATAATGTACGCATCTTTCCAAACTCGCGTCTGGAGCAGGTTGCTCTCGAGAATGGCGTGACGAAGGAGGAAATCGAGGAGTCACTGACGCTGCCGTACCACATTATTCCCCCGACGATCAAGCTCGATCCCGATTTCTCACGCAAGCTGCGCCTCAGCTTCGTCCATCGGTATGTGCTCAGTCCGAAACGACTCCGGCATGTGCTTCGCCATCAGCTTGCCGTGATGAACGAGGAAGAACTCATCTATAAATACCGCACGATTTTTCCGACGCATATCGAGACGTTGGACGATATATTACGCCTTGCGAAGATCAAGCGCGATGAAATCGATATATCGAAGATGCCAAAGGTGGATGTGCCGCATATCACCTATCCAAAGCGGACGCAGAAAGCAGCGGAAGGAGCATTGCGCATTCTCTTTCTCGATGCGAGCCACTTCTTCTCAGCTGACCGCACGAATGAAATCAACGCCGTTGAGCCGCCGCTCGGAGGGATGGCGATTCTATCGTACCTGAACGAGAAATTTGGTGACCGTATTTATGGCGAGATTGTCAAGACGGGCGTCGATGTCGACACGATGGAGGAACTGCGCGCGCGCGTGCAGTCGTTCCGACCGGATTTCCTCATGATGCGGACGCTGACGTATTACAAGGACTTCTTCGTCGATGTTGTCGCAGAGTGCAGGAAGCTCTTTCCCGATGTCCCCATCGTGGCAGGAGGACCGCATCCGACGATTGATCCGGAGGACTGCCTCTATCGTGCCGGTGTTGATGTCTGTGTCATCGGCGAGGGCGAGATTATCTGCGGCGATCTCGTCGGGCAGACGTTGGAGGAGGGACGGTTCCCCGATACGGAGATGCTGCAGAATATCAAGGGCATCGCATTTCGTTCGGATCGGCAGGTGTATCCTGAGGTGGCTGTGCCGAATGGAAAAAATGCGACATATGCGCGCTATCCGTTGTGGGTGAGGGCAGGAACAGAAAAGGCAGTGAGCAGATGA
- a CDS encoding 3-hydroxyacyl-ACP dehydratase FabZ family protein, whose product MDEKKGFSLDGYALQKYQPNRYPFLMIDYVTEVIPGKSARGYKNLSNNEWFFPKHFEGHPNMPGALQLEALAQMLTVAITTLPGMAGYATHAMKHVVRFRKEIFPGERLDIETEVKSWKRGICIGTGRGYTNGTLACEAEMTITIPEIFKEYLPDHGARE is encoded by the coding sequence ATGGACGAGAAGAAAGGATTCAGTCTCGACGGCTATGCGCTGCAGAAGTATCAGCCGAACCGATACCCCTTTTTGATGATCGACTACGTGACAGAGGTCATTCCCGGCAAGAGTGCAAGGGGCTACAAGAATCTCTCGAACAATGAGTGGTTTTTCCCAAAGCATTTTGAGGGGCATCCGAATATGCCGGGAGCGCTTCAGCTGGAAGCCTTGGCGCAGATGCTGACGGTTGCCATTACGACCCTGCCGGGCATGGCGGGGTATGCCACGCACGCGATGAAGCATGTCGTGCGCTTTCGCAAGGAGATTTTCCCGGGAGAGCGGCTCGATATTGAAACTGAAGTCAAGTCGTGGAAGCGTGGAATCTGTATTGGAACGGGTAGGGGCTATACGAATGGAACGCTCGCCTGTGAGGCGGAAATGACGATTACTATACCAGAGATTTTCAAGGAGTATTTGCCGGATCACGGAGCACGCGAATGA
- a CDS encoding transketolase family protein: protein MEIKKSTARLWSKLGSRAVFGMALLDLAERGVDFYAMSADLVHSSGLGRFQEMFPERCINMGIAEQNMLGVAGGMAKDGTPIFATSFAPFITMRAAEQVRMNMGYMQLNVKTVGLGSGLIMAQLGNSHFGIEDVAVMRAIPNLTIVSPADCGEIVKAVEAIAQHEGPVYLRLTGGPGNPVVYREEYDFTIGRAITLREGADVAVVAAGTMVHTALEAAELLAESGVSVQVVDMHTIKPLDTACLDGLLSHRLLVTVEEHTVCGGFGGAVAEYLSPKRKRPPHLLIGIEDVFPHAGSYDYMRKACGLTAEQIAARIRTALDETTQAVR, encoded by the coding sequence ATGGAAATCAAAAAGAGTACGGCTCGCCTCTGGTCGAAGCTCGGCTCGCGCGCCGTCTTTGGTATGGCTCTGCTCGATCTGGCGGAGCGCGGCGTAGATTTTTATGCCATGTCTGCCGATCTCGTCCACTCCTCCGGTCTCGGGCGCTTTCAGGAGATGTTTCCGGAGCGCTGCATCAATATGGGCATTGCCGAGCAAAATATGCTCGGGGTCGCGGGCGGCATGGCAAAGGACGGCACGCCTATCTTTGCGACGTCGTTTGCCCCCTTTATCACGATGCGGGCGGCAGAGCAGGTGCGCATGAATATGGGCTATATGCAGCTCAATGTCAAGACGGTCGGGCTTGGGAGCGGGCTCATCATGGCGCAGCTCGGCAACTCGCATTTTGGGATTGAGGATGTCGCCGTCATGCGTGCCATTCCGAATCTCACGATTGTTTCGCCCGCAGACTGCGGCGAGATTGTCAAGGCGGTCGAGGCGATTGCTCAGCACGAAGGTCCTGTCTATCTGCGTCTGACGGGAGGTCCCGGGAATCCCGTTGTCTATCGGGAGGAATACGACTTCACCATCGGACGTGCAATTACGCTTCGCGAGGGCGCGGATGTCGCTGTCGTTGCAGCGGGGACAATGGTTCATACTGCTCTTGAAGCGGCGGAACTGCTCGCGGAATCGGGCGTAAGTGTGCAGGTTGTCGATATGCACACGATAAAGCCGCTCGACACGGCATGTCTGGATGGGCTTTTGTCGCATCGTCTGCTTGTGACGGTCGAGGAGCATACAGTCTGCGGCGGTTTCGGCGGTGCGGTTGCGGAGTACCTTTCGCCGAAGCGGAAGCGCCCGCCCCACCTCCTGATCGGCATAGAGGATGTATTCCCGCACGCCGGCTCGTATGACTATATGCGCAAGGCATGCGGTCTGACGGCAGAGCAGATCGCGGCGCGGATTCGTACGGCACTCGATGAAACGACGCAGGCGGTAAGGTGA
- a CDS encoding DUF4367 domain-containing protein yields MKTYGMKRVLMAGAVVSALLMGDGSAQAMPSPLVEYTSVRDAWAVAGLPVYTPTLLPVGYVQKEIIVIDKSLAEIFYRNDAGKEILFRMAKGDADISGDNTVYEVNQVVQVGRQYIRVKGTEKRVSLALWSRGGYTFSLSFEEPVSIEAVQAIVSTIPWN; encoded by the coding sequence ATGAAGACATATGGTATGAAACGCGTTTTGATGGCGGGCGCTGTTGTGTCCGCGCTCCTTATGGGCGACGGAAGCGCACAGGCAATGCCCTCACCGCTCGTCGAATACACGAGCGTACGCGATGCGTGGGCGGTCGCAGGACTCCCCGTCTACACGCCGACCCTCCTGCCCGTCGGCTACGTGCAGAAGGAGATCATCGTCATCGACAAGAGCCTTGCTGAGATCTTCTACCGCAACGATGCGGGCAAGGAAATCCTCTTCCGCATGGCGAAGGGCGATGCGGACATCAGCGGCGACAATACGGTCTATGAGGTCAATCAGGTCGTGCAGGTCGGACGTCAGTATATCCGCGTCAAGGGCACGGAAAAACGCGTCAGCCTTGCACTTTGGTCGCGCGGCGGCTATACCTTCTCCCTTTCCTTTGAGGAGCCTGTCTCCATCGAAGCCGTGCAGGCAATCGTCAGCACAATTCCGTGGAACTGA
- a CDS encoding 3-hydroxyacyl-ACP dehydratase FabZ family protein: MAYEKLTQIGAFEMQEYQQNRSPWMFVDEILEVVPGKNAKGYKKFTDSEWFFPGHFPDDPNVPGLIQTEAMEQVFLMTFLTLPEYKGKKTGCIDVRSRYMKKLIPGNRLDIEAELTSFKRGIAKGTAKGYVGGELACAAEFVLTIPEIIEGFRVKAARQ; this comes from the coding sequence GTGGCATACGAGAAACTGACACAGATCGGTGCATTTGAAATGCAGGAGTATCAGCAGAACCGCTCTCCGTGGATGTTTGTCGATGAGATCCTAGAGGTGGTGCCCGGGAAAAATGCAAAGGGATATAAGAAGTTCACAGACAGCGAGTGGTTTTTTCCCGGACATTTTCCGGACGATCCGAATGTTCCGGGGCTGATCCAGACGGAGGCAATGGAGCAGGTTTTTTTGATGACGTTCCTGACGCTTCCTGAATACAAGGGGAAGAAGACGGGATGTATCGATGTGCGAAGCCGTTACATGAAAAAGCTCATCCCCGGCAATCGGCTGGATATCGAAGCGGAGCTGACAAGCTTCAAGCGAGGGATTGCAAAAGGCACAGCGAAAGGCTACGTCGGAGGAGAGCTTGCCTGTGCGGCAGAGTTCGTGCTCACCATTCCGGAAATCATAGAGGGATTTCGCGTGAAGGCCGCAAGGCAGTAA
- a CDS encoding transketolase: MALELAYRCGTSSHLGGGLSMMEILSVLYGVVMNTAQHSVPYEAQDKFVLSKGHGVLGLYTALAEFGIITQEQLATFQQDGSDLIAHPVMNASLGIESSSGSLGQGISMGVGLALAAKKKGYAYRTFVLCGNGESNEGSVWEAAMSAVQFGLDNFTLVIDNNHMQSDGASEAILDLSDRYGAMLRAVGFETIEVDGHDVAALIDAFQSVRVEWKPRAVVAHTVKGKGVSFMENNNDWHHNRLTEEQYQRAITEVEEA; the protein is encoded by the coding sequence ATGGCACTGGAGCTGGCGTATCGCTGCGGCACCAGTTCGCATCTTGGCGGCGGCCTGTCGATGATGGAGATTTTGTCCGTCCTGTACGGTGTCGTGATGAATACGGCACAGCACTCTGTTCCGTATGAGGCACAGGACAAGTTTGTTTTAAGTAAAGGGCACGGTGTGTTGGGGCTTTACACCGCACTTGCCGAGTTCGGCATCATTACGCAAGAGCAGCTTGCGACATTTCAGCAGGATGGTTCGGATCTCATCGCTCACCCCGTCATGAATGCATCGCTTGGCATCGAATCGTCGAGCGGAAGCCTCGGGCAGGGCATTTCGATGGGCGTCGGATTGGCACTTGCTGCGAAGAAGAAAGGCTATGCATATCGGACGTTCGTACTCTGCGGCAACGGCGAGAGCAACGAGGGCTCTGTCTGGGAGGCGGCGATGAGCGCCGTTCAGTTCGGACTTGACAACTTTACGCTCGTCATCGACAATAATCACATGCAGAGCGATGGGGCAAGCGAAGCGATCCTCGATCTGTCGGATCGTTACGGTGCGATGCTGCGCGCCGTTGGTTTCGAGACGATTGAGGTGGATGGGCATGATGTCGCGGCATTGATAGATGCGTTCCAAAGCGTGCGTGTGGAGTGGAAACCGCGTGCAGTTGTCGCCCATACGGTGAAGGGCAAGGGCGTCAGCTTTATGGAAAATAATAATGACTGGCATCATAACCGCCTGACGGAGGAGCAGTATCAAAGGGCGATCACGGAGGTGGAAGAAGCGTGA
- a CDS encoding radical SAM/SPASM domain-containing protein, which translates to MSIMEKPQAVAKMHRLYRNIKKNGGRIGTNLRVLELVYSNACNFKCEHCSTRAPLGENADELMPLDKVAQLADEAHELGIVEWNMHGGELLTNKERLFELVRVIKPERFYVFLTSNGFLMTRETAEELAEAGVNRVSISIDSFNPKVHDAFRGIKGAYERAMQALEYVKEAGMDPFMNITVGHFNAFSEDVENLCRYSYEHGYKTFINIAIPSGNWQGHLDVVVDDRDRAHLMELRKKYGNIHRDLWNPFDKTNEGVLGCQTMSKLYVTPSGDIFPCSFMHISLGNVYEQKLRDIIDYGYSIRYFHDHSEKCLAGEDLSFIEKYMVNKKMSVMEPLDAREIFKEEDYIK; encoded by the coding sequence ATGAGCATTATGGAAAAGCCGCAGGCTGTGGCAAAGATGCATCGCCTTTACCGCAATATCAAAAAGAACGGCGGGCGCATCGGAACCAACCTGCGCGTGCTCGAATTGGTCTACAGCAATGCCTGCAATTTCAAGTGCGAACATTGCTCGACGCGTGCGCCGCTCGGCGAGAACGCCGATGAGCTGATGCCGCTCGACAAGGTGGCGCAGCTGGCGGATGAGGCGCACGAACTCGGAATCGTCGAGTGGAATATGCACGGCGGCGAGCTGCTGACGAACAAGGAGCGGCTTTTTGAGTTGGTCCGTGTGATCAAGCCGGAACGCTTCTATGTGTTTTTGACATCCAACGGTTTTTTAATGACGAGGGAAACGGCAGAGGAGCTTGCCGAAGCAGGGGTGAACCGTGTCTCCATCAGCATCGACAGCTTTAACCCCAAGGTTCATGATGCCTTTCGTGGAATCAAGGGCGCATACGAGCGTGCGATGCAGGCACTCGAGTATGTGAAAGAGGCGGGCATGGATCCGTTCATGAATATCACCGTCGGCCATTTTAACGCGTTTTCGGAGGATGTGGAGAATCTTTGCCGCTACTCCTATGAGCATGGGTATAAGACTTTCATCAATATCGCGATTCCGTCGGGCAACTGGCAGGGGCATCTCGATGTCGTTGTCGACGACAGGGATCGGGCACATCTGATGGAGCTGCGCAAGAAGTACGGCAACATCCATCGCGACCTTTGGAATCCATTCGATAAGACAAACGAGGGGGTATTGGGCTGCCAAACGATGAGCAAGCTCTACGTTACGCCGAGCGGCGATATTTTTCCATGCTCGTTCATGCACATCAGTCTCGGAAATGTCTACGAGCAGAAGCTGAGGGACATCATTGACTACGGTTACAGCATCCGCTATTTTCACGATCACAGTGAGAAATGTCTCGCGGGGGAGGATCTTTCCTTTATTGAGAAGTATATGGTGAACAAGAAGATGTCTGTGATGGAACCGCTTGATGCGCGGGAAATCTTCAAAGAGGAAGACTATATCAAATAG